In a genomic window of Thermodesulfobacteriota bacterium:
- a CDS encoding KpsF/GutQ family sugar-phosphate isomerase, with translation MIIEQAVEVLKLEAQGILKLIDRIDENFSEMVELICRSKGRLIVGGIGKSGIVGRKIVATLNSTGTRSIFLHPVEAMHGDLGMVSHEDVFVALSNSGETDELNILVPSIKNVGCKVIAFTGNTDSTLAKNSDIIIDVGVDKEACPLGLAPTSSTTALLAMGDALAVVLINKKHFQTSDFKKIHPGGAIGQRLSSKVGDIMLAGDLIPLVGKGASMEDAIKIVDRFRLGTALVLSTDKTLAGIITDGDIRRFIVGHTTIAGSTVEDVMTINPQTTHPSTPAYDALNIMENYQITVLPVTDDSGKICGIIHLHDILGKGEFKFNGK, from the coding sequence ATGATTATCGAACAGGCAGTCGAAGTCCTTAAGCTAGAAGCACAAGGGATATTAAAACTGATCGATCGGATCGATGAAAACTTTAGCGAAATGGTCGAGCTGATTTGCCGGTCCAAGGGACGTCTCATCGTCGGTGGAATAGGCAAATCCGGAATAGTGGGGAGAAAGATTGTGGCCACCTTGAACTCCACCGGAACACGATCGATCTTTTTGCATCCTGTGGAAGCCATGCATGGAGACCTGGGAATGGTCAGCCATGAGGATGTGTTTGTTGCCCTGTCAAACAGCGGTGAAACCGACGAACTCAATATCCTTGTCCCCAGCATCAAAAATGTGGGATGCAAAGTCATCGCTTTTACCGGAAATACGGATTCCACCCTGGCAAAAAATAGTGATATTATCATTGATGTCGGAGTAGATAAAGAAGCATGCCCTCTTGGCCTGGCGCCAACGTCTAGCACCACTGCTCTTCTTGCCATGGGGGATGCGCTTGCCGTGGTCCTGATTAATAAAAAACACTTTCAAACCAGTGATTTTAAAAAAATTCACCCGGGCGGAGCCATCGGTCAGCGTCTTTCCAGTAAGGTAGGAGACATCATGTTAGCAGGAGACTTGATTCCCCTGGTGGGGAAAGGGGCTTCCATGGAAGACGCGATAAAAATAGTCGATCGCTTCAGACTGGGAACCGCACTTGTTTTAAGCACGGATAAAACCCTTGCCGGCATCATTACTGATGGAGACATTCGCCGTTTCATCGTAGGTCATACAACCATTGCCGGTTCAACAGTGGAAGATGTCATGACCATTAATCCGCAAACCACTCACCCGAGCACACCTGCATACGATGCACTGAACATAATGGAAAATTATCAGATTACCGTACTTCCGGTAACGGATGACAGCGGTAAAATTTGCGGAATTATACATCTGCACGACATTTTAGGCAAAGGCGAATTCAAA
- a CDS encoding S8 family serine peptidase, whose protein sequence is MHWKGSPEENLKKNSAGWFKYYNLSQKILHHQTKAHKNKQKTKAWIEKITGKKVKHIDFYKHDTEIDGSYWERLTIGFTESFPSMMKIETFYTEHNTPGGTYIQAYNNEEIIFFQAWLDDHHHLIRAKTWEYNQQNLLWRQKSFDQKGHLIKTVYANRRVMPLEEIYTSCKCNQIPVNEILKVARRSERTLVTILDSGVDYNHPQIAYKIPRPSRIDMYVLGPAMQKAKDLIARLTAEREALKKKSAISEHTEKISLLNKKIAEHITMLQDISIGWDFEEDDNQPYDYDNVEQGILGSVNHGTHVAGIVTQGSDDIAILPVRRPVKNAKKDYDAIEFAHQKGSRIVNISVTFDDKEEYKYLDKAIQNHPDMLFVVAAGNQPLDIDQTTSLAALNHPNMLVVASVDDNGKLSAFSGYGKTSVDVAAKGENIISLEPEAGLGAKTGASQATPVVTRIAAKISFINPWLNPVDIIDIIAISVDKNEHLKSKLKYGGIVNENRAVEMARKTLPQRKMISSLQK, encoded by the coding sequence ATGCATTGGAAAGGCAGTCCTGAAGAAAACCTTAAGAAAAATTCCGCCGGGTGGTTCAAATACTACAACCTGAGTCAAAAGATTTTGCATCATCAAACCAAGGCACATAAAAACAAACAAAAAACCAAAGCATGGATAGAAAAAATTACCGGGAAAAAAGTCAAACACATCGACTTTTATAAACATGATACCGAAATTGACGGCAGTTACTGGGAAAGATTAACCATTGGATTTACAGAATCTTTTCCATCAATGATGAAGATAGAAACCTTCTACACTGAGCATAATACCCCTGGCGGGACATATATCCAGGCTTATAATAATGAAGAAATAATATTCTTCCAGGCATGGCTGGATGATCATCACCACTTGATCAGGGCAAAAACCTGGGAATATAACCAGCAGAATTTGCTGTGGAGGCAAAAATCCTTCGATCAAAAGGGTCATCTTATAAAGACCGTTTATGCCAACCGCCGGGTTATGCCTTTAGAAGAAATATATACCTCATGCAAATGCAATCAAATCCCGGTTAACGAAATCCTTAAAGTTGCCAGACGTTCAGAAAGAACCCTGGTGACGATTTTAGACTCCGGGGTCGATTATAATCATCCTCAAATCGCTTATAAAATCCCCCGCCCTTCAAGAATTGACATGTATGTATTGGGGCCTGCCATGCAAAAAGCAAAAGACCTTATTGCCAGACTCACCGCGGAAAGAGAGGCGCTCAAAAAAAAGTCAGCTATTTCAGAACATACTGAAAAAATTTCACTTTTGAATAAAAAAATAGCTGAGCACATAACTATGTTACAGGATATTTCAATCGGCTGGGATTTTGAGGAAGACGACAACCAGCCGTATGATTATGATAATGTTGAGCAGGGTATTTTAGGGTCGGTGAATCACGGAACCCATGTGGCGGGCATTGTCACCCAGGGCTCGGATGACATCGCCATTCTTCCGGTCCGTCGTCCGGTGAAAAACGCAAAAAAGGATTATGATGCCATCGAGTTTGCCCATCAAAAAGGATCGCGCATTGTCAATATAAGTGTCACCTTTGACGATAAAGAAGAATACAAATACCTGGATAAGGCCATCCAAAACCATCCGGATATGCTTTTTGTGGTTGCAGCGGGAAATCAACCTTTGGATATCGATCAAACCACTTCCCTGGCCGCACTAAACCATCCCAACATGCTGGTGGTCGCCTCGGTGGACGACAACGGCAAACTTTCCGCTTTTTCCGGCTATGGGAAAACTTCTGTGGACGTGGCAGCCAAAGGAGAAAATATCATCTCCCTGGAACCGGAAGCCGGGCTGGGCGCAAAAACGGGAGCATCACAGGCAACCCCGGTGGTCACCCGTATTGCAGCCAAAATCAGCTTTATAAACCCTTGGCTAAATCCCGTTGATATAATTGATATTATAGCAATTTCAGTGGATAAAAATGAGCATCTGAAATCGAAACTAAAATATGGCGGAATTGTTAATGAAAACCGCGCTGTGGAGATGGCTCGAAAGACATTGCCCCAAAGAAAAATGATATCTTCCCTTCAAAAATAA
- a CDS encoding S8 family serine peptidase, whose product MKSYKVIKKSSRLFLILLVFLFCFVNVSFSGGDETSCQNESVQSKSILIRLGRTHFDPLTRLPEQKAGINHIQAYEEGKTGYYIVQFDGPIHNSWKEALKDTGAELFDYIPEFAFIIRMDSQLEQTVRALPHVRWLGIYQPSYRISQGALNKTFTVQQEQEAGEISYEILRITVFPGEDLSKINSQVAALGGTILDTVTTKWKTTLKIKAPVNRISDLPFIQGIKWVEPVPEWKLFNNVSTDIMTVRTPRDSYGLYGEGQTVGVCDSGLDQGSANPANLHDDFEDGAGGTRVTQLIDLSGDGAQDSYTGHGTHVAGSVLGNGIHSGSNPSSNSFPPTCFAGIAPKANLVFQATGNDSGSLVGLPSDLNTLFSQSDSAGADLHTNSWGSGAAGMYTSYSQDVDEYTWDHKDFLILFAAGNEGIDMDGDGVIDLNTLGAPATAKNCLTVGASEGNRPSGAGYDTPWGTGSWAVKYSADPINSDHVSDDPLGMAAFSSRGPVIDGRYKPDLVAPGTNILSTKSSATSQTGWGAYNTYYTWMGGTSMSTPLTAGASALMREYLIKVQGYTTPSAALIKAALLNSAEDISPGQYGTGIYREIPAAPVPNNVEGWGRLNIENGVYPSSPFNILYYDETTGLSTGGYNDYTVDVSAAGSPIKVNLVWTDYPGSPTAQGGLVNDLDLQVTDPSMSVHYPDNASQKSTVSQIAYDDGNHEYTYNNNRLAVKFLPSAYPANIESTSFYFLNPSSTSTDVDVVVYDDNGTGGLPGTELFRKTLTYVPTGWITVGITGVMVTSGEFYIAIEKNDLSQMLLQDYPDSTGRSYHDPGSGWAVDTGYMTYIRANIRGTDHSTSFDRVNNVLGLTIGSATAGTYTIRVSGYNVPNGPQPYALVISGQAPDTDNPSIVEYPSIDFNNNTIDVAYDEPGMQNATAETNYSFSPSVDFATSSPTDDDITHLGGSTYRLSMAPIPEYEIYTLTVTASITDLAGNPVDNSPIRINDNENDSMADDWETEYGLNTTVDDRTGDLDSDGYTNYEEYVSRTDPSNANSIPVAITDSTPQNNAGIAPSTTRVPNNCSFAVMIRSAQGIDLTDTASIIFNITDGINPQYPRNLGSAFVRTIILSGDPTQATSLWAVYDRSLDGFGDYAWNTDVNITVDATDINAISMTTANYNFNIETLTEHNEAHDPANLPVTSATSDPMDPDRDAGTQVDSGDLEGATILYDSGEPVDPYFGPLDEIPAINLSGTNSVAVPMNLQPPTVFDTPVRLFIPCPGYTDVSSLSVYYYNGEDWVMACNANGDVLPGGEGWMVPGSRVDHNNGSPSAIEIQVYHFSGAQAGFASSSPPSGGGGGGGGSSGGGCFISTSTFGL is encoded by the coding sequence ATGAAAAGCTATAAAGTTATAAAAAAAAGCAGTCGTTTATTTTTAATTCTGTTGGTATTTCTCTTTTGTTTCGTAAATGTTTCTTTCTCAGGTGGAGATGAAACATCCTGTCAGAATGAATCTGTTCAAAGCAAATCCATCTTAATAAGACTGGGGCGCACGCATTTTGATCCTTTAACAAGGCTTCCCGAACAGAAAGCAGGAATCAATCACATCCAAGCTTATGAAGAGGGTAAAACCGGATATTATATCGTACAATTTGACGGACCCATCCATAACTCATGGAAAGAAGCGCTAAAAGATACCGGTGCGGAACTCTTCGATTATATACCCGAATTCGCATTTATCATAAGGATGGACTCACAGCTGGAACAAACGGTTCGAGCTCTTCCACACGTCCGCTGGCTCGGAATATATCAACCCTCTTACAGAATCAGTCAGGGTGCCCTTAATAAAACATTCACGGTGCAACAAGAGCAGGAAGCGGGTGAAATTTCCTACGAGATACTTCGCATTACCGTATTTCCCGGTGAAGATCTAAGCAAAATCAATTCTCAGGTCGCCGCTCTCGGGGGCACGATTTTGGATACCGTTACCACCAAATGGAAAACCACCCTAAAAATCAAAGCGCCGGTTAACAGGATTTCAGATCTGCCTTTCATTCAAGGTATTAAATGGGTTGAGCCTGTACCTGAATGGAAGCTGTTCAACAATGTATCGACCGATATCATGACCGTCAGAACCCCCCGTGATAGCTATGGGTTATACGGTGAAGGACAGACAGTGGGTGTATGCGACAGCGGTCTGGATCAAGGATCGGCAAATCCTGCCAACCTCCATGACGATTTTGAAGATGGGGCTGGTGGCACAAGGGTGACTCAACTCATTGACCTTTCAGGAGACGGCGCACAGGATTCGTATACCGGGCACGGAACCCATGTGGCGGGATCCGTGCTGGGAAATGGGATACACTCCGGAAGCAATCCGTCCTCAAATTCCTTTCCACCAACTTGCTTTGCAGGCATTGCGCCTAAGGCCAATCTTGTTTTTCAGGCCACAGGAAATGATTCAGGATCGCTGGTGGGTTTGCCATCCGACCTGAATACTCTTTTCAGTCAGTCCGACAGCGCAGGTGCGGACCTGCATACCAACAGCTGGGGCTCAGGTGCCGCTGGGATGTATACATCGTACTCACAGGATGTAGACGAATATACATGGGACCATAAAGACTTTCTCATCCTCTTTGCAGCAGGCAACGAGGGAATTGATATGGACGGAGACGGAGTGATTGATCTGAACACCCTCGGTGCTCCGGCAACAGCTAAAAACTGCCTGACTGTCGGCGCATCGGAAGGAAACAGACCCAGCGGTGCCGGTTACGACACTCCATGGGGAACCGGTTCTTGGGCTGTCAAGTATTCAGCTGATCCTATTAATTCCGATCATGTCTCAGATGACCCACTTGGAATGGCGGCCTTCAGCTCAAGGGGACCGGTTATCGATGGAAGATATAAACCGGATTTAGTGGCGCCCGGCACCAACATATTATCTACAAAGTCATCAGCGACTTCACAAACAGGATGGGGAGCTTATAATACTTATTATACATGGATGGGCGGAACATCTATGTCCACCCCACTTACAGCAGGGGCATCAGCCCTGATGAGAGAGTATCTAATCAAAGTGCAGGGTTATACAACCCCTTCTGCCGCCTTGATAAAAGCCGCCCTGTTAAACAGTGCGGAAGACATCTCTCCCGGACAATACGGAACGGGTATTTACCGGGAAATCCCGGCTGCGCCGGTGCCCAATAATGTTGAAGGATGGGGAAGATTGAATATTGAAAACGGAGTCTATCCTTCGTCTCCTTTTAATATCCTGTATTATGACGAAACAACCGGTTTAAGTACAGGTGGATATAATGATTATACAGTTGACGTTTCAGCCGCCGGGTCTCCGATAAAAGTCAATCTGGTGTGGACAGACTATCCGGGCTCACCAACTGCCCAAGGAGGGCTGGTAAACGATCTGGATTTACAGGTAACAGATCCATCCATGTCTGTGCATTACCCGGATAATGCCTCTCAGAAATCGACGGTTAGCCAAATTGCTTATGATGACGGTAATCATGAATATACTTACAATAATAATAGGCTTGCTGTGAAATTCCTGCCCTCAGCATATCCAGCCAATATAGAATCAACATCATTCTATTTTTTAAACCCATCGTCTACGTCTACAGATGTAGATGTTGTTGTCTATGATGATAATGGAACAGGCGGACTGCCGGGAACAGAACTTTTTAGAAAAACTTTAACCTATGTTCCGACCGGCTGGATCACAGTTGGAATTACAGGGGTTATGGTAACCAGCGGAGAGTTCTATATCGCCATAGAGAAAAATGACTTGAGCCAAATGCTTTTGCAAGATTACCCTGATTCCACAGGAAGGAGTTATCATGATCCCGGGTCAGGTTGGGCTGTAGATACCGGATACATGACATACATAAGAGCCAATATCAGGGGAACGGATCATTCAACCTCCTTTGACCGGGTCAATAATGTTTTAGGATTAACCATAGGCAGTGCGACTGCCGGAACATATACCATAAGGGTTAGCGGGTATAACGTCCCCAACGGCCCTCAACCTTACGCCTTGGTAATTAGCGGACAGGCCCCCGATACCGACAATCCCTCGATAGTGGAATATCCCAGTATTGATTTTAATAATAACACCATAGATGTTGCCTATGACGAACCCGGCATGCAAAATGCCACCGCAGAAACCAATTATTCTTTCAGTCCTTCCGTTGATTTTGCCACTTCCAGTCCGACGGATGATGATATAACCCATCTAGGCGGAAGTACCTATCGTTTATCCATGGCGCCGATTCCGGAATATGAGATCTATACATTGACCGTAACTGCCAGTATCACCGACCTTGCAGGAAACCCTGTTGACAATTCTCCTATACGGATCAATGATAATGAGAACGACAGTATGGCTGATGACTGGGAAACCGAATACGGATTAAACACCACGGTTGATGACCGTACAGGTGATTTAGACAGCGACGGCTACACCAACTACGAGGAATATGTAAGTCGCACAGACCCCAGTAATGCCAATTCAATTCCTGTTGCCATAACAGACTCTACGCCTCAGAACAATGCCGGAATAGCCCCCAGCACCACACGGGTACCGAATAATTGTTCATTTGCCGTTATGATCCGTTCTGCTCAGGGAATCGACCTGACTGATACGGCAAGTATTATTTTTAATATTACTGATGGTATTAATCCTCAATATCCAAGAAACCTTGGCTCCGCTTTTGTCAGAACGATTATTCTTTCAGGAGACCCAACCCAAGCCACATCACTCTGGGCGGTTTATGACAGGTCTCTGGATGGTTTTGGCGATTACGCTTGGAATACAGATGTCAATATTACAGTTGACGCCACTGACATAAACGCGATTTCGATGACCACGGCCAACTATAATTTTAATATCGAAACTTTAACTGAGCATAATGAAGCCCATGATCCGGCCAACCTGCCGGTCACTAGTGCTACTTCTGACCCAATGGATCCGGATCGTGATGCAGGCACCCAAGTGGACAGCGGAGATCTTGAAGGTGCAACGATCCTTTATGATAGCGGCGAGCCGGTAGACCCCTATTTCGGGCCTTTAGATGAGATCCCGGCCATTAATTTGTCAGGCACAAATTCTGTGGCCGTACCCATGAACCTCCAGCCGCCCACCGTGTTCGATACCCCTGTGAGACTGTTTATCCCCTGCCCCGGCTATACTGATGTGAGCAGTCTCAGTGTTTACTACTACAACGGTGAAGACTGGGTAATGGCCTGCAATGCCAACGGCGATGTTCTACCCGGTGGTGAAGGCTGGATGGTCCCGGGTTCCCGGGTCGATCATAATAATGGAAGTCCATCAGCTATCGAAATACAGGTCTACCATTTTTCCGGCGCCCAAGCCGGATTTGCAAGTTCAAGCCCACCCTCAGGAGGCGGTGGCGGCGGTGGAGGAAGTAGTGGTGGCGGCTGCTTTATTTCCACATCAACTTTTGGTTTGTAA